A window of Amaranthus tricolor cultivar Red isolate AtriRed21 chromosome 8, ASM2621246v1, whole genome shotgun sequence genomic DNA:
AATTGCTCTGTTTTTTTACAATTGCACTAAgaacaattacataaaaaaattaataaaaaaaacatctaTCATTTGTACAACAAAACATGAAAATTTAATGATTACATGATTtttaactataaaaaataaagtaaaagataaaaaacCTACAAAAATTACTATGATTTCACATTTGATTATACTCTCTTCACTAATCCTGAGCGATTTCATCCCTGTAATCTCTTACCGCATCTTCCCTTTGAAGGGGCACAATAGTTACTGTAATTACCTCCCTagacaatgatgatgatgataatgatgatgacgatgacgatgacgatgatgatgatggtggtggtggtggtggtgttgatgatgatgtagcTTGAGGATGATGATCATCATTACATCCAATAACCTTTTGACAAGTGTCAACTAAAGATTGCCTGCAAGTGGGGCAAGAAGAATGAGAATTAAGCCATTTATCAATGCACTTAACATGAAAACCATGGTTACATTTAGGCAAAATCCTAATTTTTTCTCCTGCCTTAAACTCTGATAAACATATAACACACTCTGTACTTAACCCTTGAATCTTCACATCCTTTGAATATTTTACCACATTAAATGTCTTCAATGCCCTTTTATCTAAACCATTAGCCTTCTTTTTCTCATAATCTATCATGTTCAGATAGTAATTAGGCTCTCCTGTAATCATACTTGAGCACTTAATTACACAcctaataaaggtattaatgcataatgaacaaatTAAGGCACAAACTAAGACTGCTAGGATCATGACTATGTTAGCATCAAAGCTAGGGTTTCCATGGGTTGAACGGGTCGGGTCAAGTACTTGGTAAGTTGGTGATGGAGCGTGAAGTGGTGTTGTAGGTTGTGAGGGTTGAAATGGGGTGTGAAGTAGTAATCTTCTTGAATAATGAAGGTTTGTAATGGTGTCTTCATGGAAAGAAATGGAGGAAACTAATGTTGAAGGTAACATGTTTTTTGTGTTGGAAggaaaaaagagagaaattttGGAGGAATGGATAGAGTTGGATCTTAGGATGTGGAATTGTGGTCAGATTAGAAGATAGTTTATATAGTGGAAGAAagttgaatcaaaacaatacATTTTATAGatcttctctttttattttgagagtCCTTTATTTGAAGCCagatattttacttattttgtttGCAATTACAATGGATCTGACTATCTACACTAAAGGGATTGAGTGAAGATAATAAATGATTTTcgctattaaaaattaattagaaattacgtattaattttgttatcaTTTACTAGTCTAAAGTTGTTTATATTTGATCCTCTAAATTTCATTTTAAGTGAAAGTTAGTTAATAGGTAATGGtacgttttctgtttttctATTCGTTGCAATCTATCATAAAACACATATatcaatatattatttaaatatgtatgtcactgttttatatatatatatatatatatatatatatatatatatatatatatatatatatatatatatatatatatatatttgtttcttGTTGTTGGTAAGATTAAAGACTCCTTTATCCTTGATCATTCCATTTCTCTTGATGTACTTTCACCAAAATTTTTCCCGTGAGAGTAAGCTTACCTACTAGTTTGTCTTAAGGTAGGCCTACCAAGTTTTTCCTTTCTacctttttttcattcttttctttaatttattgtGCTTTTTTGAAATATGTGTCACACAATAATATGGAGTATGGGATGAGTAATCAGTCATCAAACATTGATAACAACaagaaatatattaaattttcatatGCTATGGTCAATATCAATACCAATCCCGGCTGGGCTGAACAAAGTTTGGTTTAAATTGTAAACCAAACCAGACTAAATCGGAATTTTAGTGTTTTGTCTGGTCTATGGTCTAAACGGTTTGGTCTggctttttttaaaataaattacggTTTACGGTCTGGTCTTGATTTgatatttttcagaccagatcagactgCAAATTGTACTATAGTCGAAAATcacaagttttttttaaaaaaactagatTGCTACCTAAATATTTCaagatgtagttatttttatataataatatataattagatGATGTGGGTGTTAtcactaattacaaattattatatttaatgatTGTAGGTgcgaaatatttgcataaacacatgtattaatttggataaaaatataaaaataaaaaatcgtaGACCAGACTTGATCAGACTGTTGTAAAATGGTTAGGTCCGGTCCGGTATGGTGATTTAAACGGTCTGGTCCGTTCTGGAAAATTTCCAGAACGAAAATTTTTTAGTTTGATCTGATTTTAGTGTGAGACCAGACCAAAACCGAACCGTGTTCACCCATACCCATAACAAACTTTATATTCAAGAGTACATATAGTACAATCGGTATGTTGTAtagtttttaagattttatctAAAACCCAAAACATCAATCAGAATTTGTATACTCAAAATTTCATATATATGAGAAATAAAGGTGTGCATTCAATCTGAATTATCCGATCCAGAATATCCgatcttttgtttttttaaacagGTAAGTTATCTGATTTTTGAAAATCGGGTAATTCAATTCAATATCTAATTTTTAAACCGTATATCAAATTCAAATCCATATTCAAAtattaacaaaatcaaatatcCGAAAATCtagttaatataataatatttacaattacGAACTACAACTAAGTTACATAACAAAtctattgttaattaatttagaataTTGAA
This region includes:
- the LOC130820179 gene encoding RING-H2 finger protein ATL78-like — protein: MLPSTLVSSISFHEDTITNLHYSRRLLLHTPFQPSQPTTPLHAPSPTYQVLDPTRSTHGNPSFDANIVMILAVLVCALICSLCINTFIRCVIKCSSMITGEPNYYLNMIDYEKKKANGLDKRALKTFNVVKYSKDVKIQGLSTECVICLSEFKAGEKIRILPKCNHGFHVKCIDKWLNSHSSCPTCRQSLVDTCQKVIGCNDDHHPQATSSSTPPPPPPSSSSSSSSSSSLSSSSLSREVITVTIVPLQREDAVRDYRDEIAQD